From the genome of Hymenobacter cellulosilyticus, one region includes:
- a CDS encoding DUF4331 family protein, with amino-acid sequence MKKTFTRPILHMGLAATAIVGALAWSGQNTHLEASSHREAPLIADDPLADNTDLYAFRDPNNAEMINIIANYIPLELPQGGPIYNTFGENIRYEIHIKNKTTSTGDDLTYRFTFTRTNEDPTTFFRTRLGKENQKTTYTAELSVNGGAFTPIVTGGVVPPPNIGARSIEGAAGLNTPYNTLMTNAIRTLANGTKVFCGPVDDPFFVDLGGIFDLGGVRPTSARDGVARKNTHTIALQIPISVLQKDGKTGAQAANILDSDYVIGVWASASRQAIRTLNTDGTQTQSGNFVQVSRLGMPLTNEVVIPIGQKDEWNAGNPYGAVAKFDENAMNPELALYMDDSRFGGAVPGLGALRIQSNSLQAFDFRNGKDGLANLTAAQRAGTVFADPTFGPYLLRAGKPRSVDILPIFHTGVPNLPPYQLATGKPLRNPLAAGKPFVNNFLPTLGDMLRLNMAVPATPRTLANGVTPNPDFSSEGLLAAAVLGLTDTRFNGSAALQAIPNMDGFPNGRRLEDDVTRIELQAVGGVVLAAIGLFYDDFSATATNPVTPQLGGVLGFRTGVEANDTTFKTTFPYMQTPWRGSKSQSTVTSQRGAVGMGLQVEAVKVAQNYPNPFTDKTTIRYEVGVKGPLSIVITDMMGRPVKTLVDNKEHKPGTYEMPWKVQNLAAGTYIATVKSGETVLQSIKLVHTN; translated from the coding sequence ATGAAGAAGACCTTTACCCGTCCGATTCTCCACATGGGTTTGGCTGCTACGGCCATAGTAGGCGCCCTGGCCTGGAGCGGACAGAACACTCATTTGGAAGCCTCCAGCCACCGCGAAGCTCCGCTTATTGCGGATGACCCGCTGGCCGACAACACCGACCTATATGCCTTCCGCGACCCCAACAACGCGGAAATGATCAACATCATTGCCAACTACATTCCGTTGGAGCTGCCCCAGGGTGGCCCGATCTACAACACGTTTGGGGAAAACATACGCTACGAGATTCACATCAAGAATAAGACGACTTCGACCGGCGACGACCTGACGTATCGTTTTACCTTCACGCGGACCAACGAAGACCCTACCACGTTCTTCCGGACGCGCCTGGGCAAGGAAAACCAGAAAACGACCTACACCGCTGAGCTCAGCGTGAATGGCGGCGCTTTCACGCCCATCGTTACGGGCGGCGTAGTGCCCCCACCCAACATCGGTGCCCGCTCTATTGAAGGTGCCGCCGGCCTGAACACGCCCTACAATACGTTGATGACCAACGCCATCCGGACGCTGGCCAACGGTACCAAAGTATTCTGCGGCCCCGTGGATGACCCGTTCTTCGTGGACCTGGGCGGTATTTTCGACCTGGGCGGCGTGCGCCCCACCAGTGCCCGCGACGGTGTAGCCCGTAAGAACACCCACACCATTGCCCTGCAGATTCCAATTTCGGTACTGCAGAAAGACGGCAAAACTGGCGCTCAGGCCGCCAACATCCTGGATTCGGACTACGTCATCGGTGTGTGGGCCTCGGCCAGCCGTCAGGCCATCCGCACCCTGAACACGGACGGTACCCAGACGCAGTCGGGCAACTTTGTGCAGGTGTCGCGCCTGGGCATGCCCCTGACCAACGAAGTCGTGATTCCGATTGGGCAGAAAGACGAGTGGAACGCCGGCAACCCCTACGGTGCCGTAGCCAAATTCGACGAAAACGCCATGAACCCCGAGCTTGCCCTGTACATGGACGACAGCCGCTTCGGTGGCGCTGTACCCGGTCTGGGCGCCCTGCGCATTCAGTCCAACTCGCTGCAGGCTTTCGACTTCCGCAACGGCAAGGACGGGCTGGCTAACCTGACTGCCGCCCAGCGCGCCGGTACGGTATTCGCCGACCCAACCTTCGGTCCTTACTTGCTGCGTGCCGGCAAGCCCCGCTCGGTCGACATTCTGCCAATCTTCCACACGGGTGTGCCTAACCTGCCCCCGTATCAGCTGGCCACTGGCAAGCCCCTGCGCAACCCGCTGGCTGCTGGTAAGCCGTTCGTCAACAACTTCCTGCCCACGCTGGGTGACATGCTGCGCCTGAATATGGCCGTGCCTGCCACGCCCCGCACCCTTGCCAATGGTGTAACGCCTAACCCCGACTTCAGCTCCGAAGGCTTGCTGGCCGCCGCCGTACTGGGTCTGACTGACACGCGCTTCAACGGTAGCGCCGCCCTGCAGGCTATTCCCAACATGGACGGCTTCCCCAACGGTCGTCGTCTGGAAGATGACGTGACTCGCATCGAGCTGCAGGCCGTAGGTGGTGTAGTACTGGCCGCCATTGGTCTGTTCTACGACGACTTTTCGGCTACGGCAACGAACCCCGTAACGCCCCAGTTGGGCGGCGTACTTGGTTTCCGGACCGGTGTTGAAGCCAACGACACGACCTTCAAAACTACTTTCCCTTACATGCAGACGCCTTGGCGTGGCAGCAAGTCGCAGTCTACCGTTACCTCGCAGCGGGGTGCTGTGGGCATGGGCTTGCAGGTTGAGGCCGTGAAAGTAGCCCAGAACTACCCCAACCCCTTCACCGACAAAACCACGATTCGCTACGAAGTAGGCGTGAAAGGTCCGTTGTCGATTGTCATTACCGACATGATGGGCCGTCCCGTAAAGACGCTCGTCGACAACAAGGAGCACAAGCCCGGCACCTACGAGATGCCCTGGAAAGTGCAGAACCTGGCCGCCGGTACCTACATTGCCACGGTAAAATCGGGTGAGACGGTACTGCAGTCCATCAAGCTGGTTCACACCAACTAG
- the hscA gene encoding Fe-S protein assembly chaperone HscA has product MAKVAINLSTGSIQQEEIIVGIDLGTTNSLVAYIHPDGRHPLAINDQGRGTIVPSVVHFPTDAPDPIVGTDAKQYLLTEPQNTIYSVKRLLGKSYRDLGEHATQLGYKVIDDNSEGLVKIRVADRFYSPIELSAEILKELRARAEHALKTPVNRAVITVPAYFNDSQRQATRDAGRLAGLEVLRIVNEPTAAALAYGIGLSPDDEKTVAVYDLGGGTFDISILRIQQGIFEVLSTNGDTYLGGDDLDRAISDYWTREYQLATVLFENPIAQQQLRLLAEQAKRHLSSHDWFEAIFDDTTLPLSKAKFNELVRPLVERTIASCRQALADAQLEPQQLDAVLLVGGSTRVPLVYDSVSAFFQQPANNSLNPDEVVALGAAIQADILAGNRRDVLLLDVTPLTLGIETLGGLMDPIIPRNSKIPTKAGRQYTTSVDGQVNLKISVYQGERDLVKENRKLAEFDLRGIPAMPAGLPKVDVNFLLNADGILQVEAIELRSNTRQAVEIKPQYGLTDEQVEQMLMDSLTHAREDVNARMVIEARTVAEQMLYQVERFVEKNSQYLTEDEITHTAAQTHVLREALETNDKDTILKAVDELESLTSPFAERVMNISIKQAMTGKKIE; this is encoded by the coding sequence ATGGCCAAAGTCGCAATCAACCTCTCTACCGGGAGCATTCAGCAGGAAGAAATCATCGTCGGAATTGACCTGGGCACTACCAACAGCCTGGTGGCCTACATTCACCCCGACGGCCGCCATCCGCTGGCCATCAACGACCAGGGCCGCGGTACCATCGTGCCTTCGGTAGTCCACTTCCCGACCGACGCCCCCGACCCGATTGTGGGCACCGACGCCAAGCAATACCTGCTTACGGAGCCCCAGAACACGATTTACTCAGTAAAGCGCCTGTTGGGCAAGTCGTACCGCGACCTGGGCGAGCACGCCACCCAGCTGGGCTACAAGGTCATTGACGACAACTCTGAGGGCCTGGTCAAAATCCGGGTGGCCGACCGGTTCTACTCCCCCATTGAGCTGTCGGCCGAGATTCTGAAGGAGCTGCGGGCCCGGGCTGAGCACGCCCTAAAAACGCCCGTCAACCGGGCCGTGATTACCGTGCCGGCTTACTTCAACGACTCCCAGCGCCAGGCCACCCGCGACGCCGGCCGCCTGGCTGGCCTGGAAGTACTGCGCATTGTGAACGAGCCCACCGCCGCGGCCCTGGCCTACGGCATCGGCCTGAGCCCCGACGACGAGAAAACCGTGGCCGTGTACGATCTGGGCGGCGGCACCTTCGATATCAGCATTCTGCGCATTCAGCAGGGCATTTTCGAAGTGCTCAGCACCAACGGCGACACCTACCTGGGCGGCGACGACCTGGACCGGGCCATTTCCGACTACTGGACCCGCGAATACCAGCTGGCGACGGTGCTGTTCGAAAACCCCATTGCCCAGCAGCAGCTGCGCCTGCTAGCCGAGCAGGCCAAGCGCCACCTCAGCAGCCACGACTGGTTTGAAGCCATTTTCGACGACACGACCCTGCCCCTGTCCAAGGCCAAGTTCAACGAGTTGGTACGGCCCCTGGTGGAGCGCACCATTGCTTCCTGCCGCCAGGCCCTGGCCGATGCCCAGTTAGAACCCCAGCAGCTCGACGCGGTGCTGCTCGTGGGCGGCTCTACCCGGGTGCCCCTGGTCTACGACTCGGTTTCGGCGTTTTTCCAGCAGCCGGCCAACAACTCCCTTAACCCCGACGAAGTAGTAGCCCTGGGCGCGGCCATTCAGGCCGATATTCTGGCCGGCAACCGCCGCGATGTGCTCTTGCTCGACGTGACGCCCCTCACGCTGGGCATCGAAACCCTGGGCGGGCTGATGGACCCCATTATTCCGCGCAACTCCAAGATTCCGACCAAAGCCGGCCGCCAGTACACCACCTCGGTGGATGGGCAGGTGAACCTGAAAATCTCGGTGTACCAGGGAGAGCGGGACTTGGTGAAGGAAAACCGCAAGCTGGCCGAGTTTGACCTGCGCGGCATTCCGGCCATGCCCGCCGGCTTGCCCAAGGTTGACGTGAACTTCCTGCTCAACGCCGACGGAATTCTGCAGGTGGAAGCCATTGAGCTGCGCTCCAACACGCGCCAGGCCGTGGAAATCAAGCCCCAGTACGGCCTCACCGACGAGCAGGTAGAGCAGATGCTGATGGATTCGCTCACCCACGCCCGGGAAGACGTGAATGCCCGCATGGTCATTGAAGCCCGCACCGTGGCCGAGCAGATGCTGTATCAAGTGGAGCGGTTCGTGGAGAAAAACTCCCAGTACCTGACCGAAGACGAAATTACCCACACCGCCGCCCAGACTCACGTCTTGCGCGAGGCACTCGAAACCAACGACAAGGATACCATTCTGAAGGCTGTGGATGAGCTGGAAAGCCTCACTAGCCCGTTTGCCGAGCGGGTGATGAACATATCCATTAAGCAGGCCATGACCGGCAAGAAAATCGAGTAG
- a CDS encoding anhydro-N-acetylmuramic acid kinase yields MNSNLSRLLAVAQKPERRIIGLMSGTSLDGLDVALCRFSGHGAATRVVVEHFATVPYSAAIQENIRRVFAQDTVELQHLTLLHAWLGTTHADMVLQCLAQWNVLPAEVDAIASHGQTVFHAPKHQHGLPDWPNATLQLGDADHLAVRTGILTLSDFRQKHVAAGGQGAPLAVYGDYLIFSQPGEDRLLLNLGGIANFTYLSGSLDAAAVFSTDTGPGNTLLDAFVRELYPGKHFDENGALAAQGQISRELLTALLDHPFFAAPIPRTTGPELFSAAYVRTAQHRSGTTSLPPHDLLATLTAFSATSIAGAVRQAFPTLPALTIYASGGGMHNPVLMAALQQALSSCRFSTTAALGISPDAKEAVLFAILANETLVGEALPIGHGEQVVPAVSLGKISFPS; encoded by the coding sequence ATGAACAGCAACCTCAGCCGCCTCCTGGCCGTGGCCCAGAAACCAGAGCGCCGTATTATCGGGCTGATGTCGGGCACTTCCCTGGACGGGCTCGACGTGGCCCTGTGCCGCTTCTCGGGTCACGGAGCAGCTACGCGGGTGGTAGTTGAGCATTTTGCTACCGTGCCTTATTCGGCTGCTATCCAGGAGAACATTCGTCGGGTCTTCGCCCAGGATACCGTCGAGCTGCAGCACCTCACCCTGTTGCACGCTTGGCTGGGCACCACCCACGCCGATATGGTGCTGCAATGCCTGGCTCAGTGGAACGTGCTGCCCGCCGAGGTTGATGCCATTGCCAGTCACGGCCAGACCGTATTTCACGCTCCTAAGCATCAGCACGGCCTGCCCGACTGGCCCAACGCCACCCTGCAGCTCGGCGACGCCGATCATCTGGCCGTGCGCACCGGTATTCTTACCCTGAGCGACTTTCGGCAGAAGCACGTGGCAGCCGGCGGGCAGGGTGCGCCTTTGGCGGTATACGGCGACTACCTCATCTTTTCCCAACCCGGCGAAGACCGACTGCTACTCAACCTCGGCGGCATTGCCAACTTCACCTATCTGTCTGGCAGCCTCGATGCCGCTGCCGTGTTTAGCACCGATACCGGCCCGGGCAACACCCTACTCGATGCCTTCGTGCGGGAACTGTACCCCGGCAAGCACTTTGACGAAAACGGCGCACTAGCCGCCCAGGGCCAAATAAGCCGTGAGCTCCTGACAGCTCTCCTCGACCATCCTTTCTTCGCCGCGCCAATTCCCCGTACCACAGGTCCCGAACTGTTTAGCGCGGCTTACGTGCGCACGGCCCAGCACCGCAGCGGTACTACTTCCCTCCCGCCCCACGACTTGCTGGCCACGCTTACTGCGTTTAGTGCTACCAGCATTGCCGGGGCCGTGCGGCAGGCATTTCCCACCCTGCCTGCCCTGACTATTTACGCCAGCGGCGGGGGCATGCACAACCCCGTGCTGATGGCCGCTTTGCAGCAGGCCCTATCCTCCTGCCGGTTTTCTACTACTGCCGCCCTGGGCATTTCGCCCGACGCCAAAGAAGCCGTCCTATTTGCCATCCTGGCTAACGAAACCCTGGTGGGCGAAGCGCTGCCCATTGGGCACGGCGAACAGGTCGTACCGGCTGTTTCCTTAGGTAAAATCTCCTTCCCGAGTTAA